One Chitinophagaceae bacterium C216 genomic window carries:
- the rpsL gene encoding 30S ribosomal protein S12 — MPTINQLVRKGRQIIKAKSKSRALDQCPQRRGVCTRVYTTTPKKPNSALRKVAKVRLTNKIEVIAYIPGEGHNLQEHSIVLIRGGRVKDLPGVRYHIVRGSLDTAGVKDRKKSRSKYGTKKGK, encoded by the coding sequence ATGCCTACAATTAACCAGTTAGTACGTAAAGGAAGACAAATCATCAAAGCTAAAAGTAAATCAAGAGCTTTGGATCAGTGCCCTCAGCGCCGTGGGGTTTGTACTCGTGTGTATACTACTACACCTAAAAAGCCCAACTCAGCGCTTCGTAAGGTGGCTAAAGTTCGTTTGACTAATAAAATTGAGGTGATTGCATACATCCCGGGTGAGGGACACAACCTGCAGGAACACTCAATCGTATTGATTCGTGGCGGTAGGGTAAAAGATTTACCTGGTGTGCGTTATCACATCGTACGTGGTAGCCTCGATACTGCCGGAGTAAAAGACCGTAAGAAGAGTCGTTCCAAATACGGTACTAAAAAAGGTAAATAA
- a CDS encoding 1,4-dihydroxy-2-naphthoyl-CoA hydrolase: MARVKVALPAQFPFSTVIPIRITDLNYGGHVGNDAVLSIIHEARMQFLAHYGYSEMHFEGVGLIMADVAIEFKHEAFYGDSIIASVAASDFGKVTFDIYYKLEKKDGDKIIPVAYAKTGMVCFDYGQKKVVPVPNSIPARLQQ; encoded by the coding sequence ATGGCAAGAGTAAAAGTAGCTTTACCCGCACAGTTCCCTTTTTCAACGGTCATTCCAATTCGTATTACAGATTTAAACTACGGTGGCCATGTAGGAAATGATGCGGTGCTGAGTATTATTCACGAGGCACGTATGCAGTTTCTAGCTCATTACGGCTATAGTGAAATGCATTTTGAAGGGGTGGGATTGATTATGGCCGATGTTGCTATTGAGTTTAAGCACGAAGCGTTTTACGGAGATAGTATCATTGCATCAGTAGCTGCAAGCGATTTCGGAAAAGTAACTTTTGATATCTATTATAAACTAGAGAAAAAAGACGGCGATAAAATAATACCCGTAGCCTATGCAAAAACCGGGATGGTGTGCTTTGACTACGGGCAGAAAAAAGTGGTGCCCGTTCCTAACAGTATTCCGGCGCGATTGCAACAATAG
- the sigE_4 gene encoding ECF RNA polymerase sigma factor SigE, whose amino-acid sequence MNNFLNIFKNLESTSNHIVQENDLITGCIEGDRRMQEELYNRFAPKMYAVCLRYASNADEAQDILQDGFIKVFRKLDSYRGDGSFEGWIRRIFVNTAIEYFRKKKYLQPVTEREENTIEGKYISALDGLAEKDILDLISQLSPGYRTVFNMYVVEGYSHKEIGDMLGISEGTSKSQLSRAKAILQDLVRKHIESKE is encoded by the coding sequence TTGAACAACTTTTTAAATATTTTCAAAAATTTGGAATCTACAAGCAACCATATTGTTCAAGAAAACGACTTAATAACGGGGTGCATTGAAGGCGACCGCCGAATGCAGGAAGAGTTGTACAACCGATTTGCCCCCAAAATGTATGCTGTATGTCTGCGGTATGCATCAAATGCCGATGAGGCACAGGATATTCTGCAGGATGGCTTTATTAAGGTTTTCAGAAAACTGGACAGTTATAGAGGTGATGGGTCTTTTGAGGGGTGGATTCGACGCATATTCGTAAATACAGCTATTGAATATTTCCGTAAAAAGAAATACCTACAACCTGTAACCGAACGGGAAGAAAACACCATAGAAGGGAAATATATTTCGGCTTTGGATGGTTTGGCAGAAAAGGATATTCTTGATTTGATTAGTCAGCTTTCTCCCGGCTACAGAACGGTATTCAATATGTATGTGGTAGAAGGTTATTCTCATAAAGAAATCGGCGATATGCTGGGAATCAGTGAGGGAACCAGTAAATCACAACTTTCTCGAGCCAAAGCTATTTTGCAGGATCTGGTAAGAAAACATATTGAGAGTAAAGAATAA
- the lolA gene encoding Outer-membrane lipoprotein carrier protein, which yields MKKLFFTVLGLLFVVLGFAQQRDPKAKALLDEVSAKFKSYKSVMVNFAYQINNSAGKVLSKKTGTVQMKGNKYIIDLGSNKIISDGETIWNYDPAAKEVTVNSASASDNTITPQKLYTDFYSKDFMYAMQKDDKVGGKAVNKVVLQPIDKSKPVSLIYLAIDKATKNIIGATIVEKSGNRYIYSVSDFKTNVVASDANFTFDASKYPGVEVIDLR from the coding sequence ATGAAGAAGTTGTTTTTTACGGTATTGGGATTATTGTTTGTAGTTCTCGGTTTTGCGCAGCAGCGAGATCCTAAGGCTAAAGCATTATTGGATGAAGTAAGTGCTAAGTTCAAAAGTTATAAATCGGTAATGGTAAATTTTGCCTATCAGATTAACAATTCGGCAGGCAAAGTACTATCCAAGAAAACAGGTACCGTACAAATGAAAGGTAACAAGTATATCATCGATCTGGGATCTAATAAAATTATCAGTGATGGCGAAACTATTTGGAACTACGATCCCGCGGCTAAAGAGGTTACGGTTAATAGTGCAAGTGCATCCGATAATACCATTACTCCACAGAAATTATATACAGATTTTTATAGCAAGGATTTTATGTATGCCATGCAAAAGGACGATAAGGTAGGCGGGAAAGCGGTAAATAAAGTGGTGCTGCAGCCTATTGATAAATCCAAACCTGTTTCATTGATTTATCTGGCAATTGATAAGGCTACCAAAAACATTATAGGTGCTACTATTGTTGAAAAATCTGGGAATAGATATATCTATAGTGTAAGTGATTTTAAAACCAATGTGGTAGCATCGGATGCTAATTTTACTTTTGATGCATCCAAATATCCCGGAGTAGAAGTGATTGATTTACGATAA
- a CDS encoding hypothetical protein (UPF0382 membrane protein YwdK), protein MSKLYLALGSALAGLGVILGAFGAHKLKEIMPESVSTFQTGVQYQMYHAFALLMVGILIERFPFRTMNWAGICFLIGIVLFSGSLYALTALKAGGKVGLGGLGIITPIGGLFFIVGWICLLLSFFKK, encoded by the coding sequence ATGAGTAAATTATATCTTGCCTTAGGAAGTGCTTTAGCAGGTTTGGGAGTAATACTGGGCGCATTTGGTGCTCATAAGTTGAAGGAAATAATGCCTGAATCGGTATCCACTTTTCAAACAGGCGTACAGTATCAGATGTATCATGCCTTTGCATTGCTAATGGTGGGTATATTAATCGAACGCTTCCCATTCAGGACCATGAACTGGGCAGGTATTTGTTTTTTAATCGGTATTGTTCTGTTTTCCGGTTCGCTATACGCTCTTACAGCTTTAAAGGCAGGCGGTAAAGTAGGCTTGGGCGGATTGGGAATCATTACACCCATTGGCGGCCTGTTTTTCATCGTCGGCTGGATTTGTCTTTTATTATCTTTCTTTAAAAAGTAA
- a CDS encoding putative epimerase/dehydratase, translating into MFYKPYYWLRMRKRLHRNNLELDAVLLISLHQIFTMTKEKILVIGSSGQIGVELTLALRKIYGNSNVIASDLREENELLKGTGPYVALDVMNKEMLHVQVIRQNITQIYLLAAILSATGEKNPGLAWHLNMQGLLNVLDIAREEKLHKVYWPSSIAVFGPTSPKQLCPQQTIIEPTTVYGISKFAGEFWCNYYHLKYGVDVRSLRYPGLISYKSAPGGGTTDYAVEIFHEALEHKKYTCFLSENTYLPMMYMPDAIRATVELMEAPREKISVHTSYNLAAFSFSPKEIAAAIKKHIPEFEITYQPDYRDAIANSWPQSIDDSVARTDWGWKPEYDLETMTADMIKNISQLKQTS; encoded by the coding sequence ATGTTTTATAAACCGTACTACTGGTTAAGGATGAGGAAACGTTTGCACAGGAACAATTTAGAGTTGGATGCTGTATTATTAATAAGTTTGCATCAAATCTTTACTATGACAAAGGAGAAAATATTAGTGATTGGGTCTTCGGGACAGATTGGGGTAGAGCTAACCTTGGCATTGAGGAAAATATATGGAAACAGTAACGTGATAGCTTCCGACTTGCGGGAGGAAAATGAACTACTAAAAGGAACCGGCCCCTATGTTGCACTGGATGTAATGAATAAGGAGATGCTGCATGTACAGGTGATTCGGCAGAACATTACACAAATTTATTTGCTTGCTGCTATTTTGTCTGCTACAGGCGAGAAAAATCCCGGACTGGCATGGCATTTAAATATGCAGGGCTTATTGAATGTGCTGGATATTGCCCGGGAAGAAAAGTTGCACAAAGTATATTGGCCTTCTTCCATCGCCGTTTTCGGGCCTACATCGCCTAAGCAGCTGTGCCCGCAGCAAACCATTATTGAGCCGACTACCGTGTATGGTATCAGCAAATTTGCTGGCGAATTCTGGTGTAATTATTATCATTTAAAGTATGGTGTAGATGTGCGCAGCTTGCGCTATCCCGGCTTGATATCGTATAAATCGGCTCCGGGAGGGGGGACTACGGATTATGCCGTAGAAATATTTCATGAGGCATTAGAGCATAAGAAGTATACCTGCTTCCTGTCGGAAAACACTTATCTGCCAATGATGTATATGCCGGATGCTATCAGGGCTACCGTAGAGTTGATGGAAGCTCCTAGGGAAAAAATTTCTGTGCATACTTCTTACAACCTCGCAGCTTTTAGTTTTTCACCTAAGGAAATTGCAGCAGCAATTAAGAAGCATATTCCTGAGTTCGAAATTACTTATCAGCCCGACTATCGGGACGCAATTGCCAACAGCTGGCCACAAAGTATTGATGATAGCGTTGCTCGTACTGATTGGGGTTGGAAACCGGAATATGATTTGGAAACGATGACAGCGGATATGATAAAAAATATTAGCCAGTTAAAACAAACATCGTAA
- the ilvE_2 gene encoding putative branched-chain-amino-acid aminotransferase: MVEAMQIPVERVKESKLSQVDFNNLGFGKYFSDHMLEADWVNGEWKNVRIRPYEPLVYSPALSVLHYAQTIFEGQKAHKDENGNVHIFRPYENWKRMNRSAERMAMPQIPEEIFIEGMKQLIRLDKDFIPSGYDESLYIRPFMFATEETLGVKESSSYKFLIITGPVGAYFSAPARIYVEEKFTRAAPGGTGFAKTGGNYAASLLSSAEARKQGYDQVLWMDALEHKYVQEVGAMNIMFVIGDAIVTPDLSDGTILNGITRMSLLHLFREKGYKVEERKVSIDELVEAYKAGTLKEVFGCGTAATISHVRELKYKDLVMEFDVAQMTISAAMKKELLDYKENKLGDKYGWLVKV; encoded by the coding sequence ATGGTAGAGGCGATGCAAATACCCGTAGAAAGGGTGAAAGAAAGTAAGTTGAGCCAGGTTGATTTCAACAATCTGGGATTTGGTAAATATTTTTCTGACCACATGCTAGAAGCTGATTGGGTCAATGGAGAGTGGAAAAACGTCAGAATTCGCCCCTACGAGCCACTAGTCTATTCGCCTGCCCTATCGGTCCTACACTATGCGCAAACCATATTTGAGGGTCAAAAAGCACATAAGGATGAAAATGGTAATGTTCACATCTTCAGGCCTTACGAAAACTGGAAGCGCATGAACCGATCGGCCGAACGTATGGCTATGCCTCAAATTCCCGAAGAGATCTTTATTGAAGGAATGAAACAGCTCATACGCTTGGATAAGGATTTTATCCCCTCCGGCTATGACGAGTCCTTATATATACGCCCCTTTATGTTTGCAACAGAAGAAACACTAGGGGTAAAAGAATCTTCATCTTACAAATTCTTAATTATTACAGGACCTGTGGGCGCATACTTCTCTGCCCCAGCCCGCATTTATGTGGAAGAAAAATTTACTCGCGCTGCCCCAGGAGGCACCGGATTTGCTAAAACAGGCGGTAACTATGCAGCCTCCCTGCTATCTTCGGCAGAAGCCAGAAAACAAGGGTATGATCAAGTGCTGTGGATGGATGCCTTAGAACATAAATATGTACAGGAAGTAGGCGCCATGAATATTATGTTCGTTATAGGCGATGCCATTGTAACTCCCGACCTCAGTGATGGTACTATATTAAATGGTATTACCCGTATGAGCCTACTACACCTTTTCAGAGAGAAAGGCTATAAAGTGGAAGAGCGTAAGGTATCGATAGACGAACTCGTGGAGGCTTATAAAGCCGGCACACTTAAGGAGGTATTTGGTTGTGGTACGGCAGCCACCATCAGCCATGTGCGAGAGCTAAAGTATAAGGATCTTGTAATGGAGTTTGACGTAGCGCAAATGACCATCTCGGCAGCTATGAAAAAAGAGTTGTTGGACTACAAGGAAAACAAGCTAGGGGATAAATATGGCTGGTTAGTAAAAGTATAG
- the kdsA_2 gene encoding 2-dehydro-3-deoxyphosphooctonate aldolase, with translation MKSYLKSLFEQQSYDEDNFFLIAGPCVIESEELLMETADKVVAICKKLGIPYIFKSSYRKANRTSASSFTGIGDEQALQYLQKVGATYSIPTTTDIHAHDEAVMAATYADILQIPAFLCRQTDLLEAAARTGKVVNVKKGQFISGPAMKFAVEKIYKAGNEKVILTDRGNSFGYTDLVVDYRNIPWMQEHGVPVVMDCTHSLQQPNQSSGVTGGNPQLIGTIAKAAIAAGADGIFIETHPNPAVAKSDGANMLRLDLLEDLLTQLVKIRKALQ, from the coding sequence ATGAAATCATATTTAAAATCCCTTTTCGAGCAACAATCATACGACGAGGACAACTTTTTTCTGATAGCTGGCCCCTGTGTTATAGAAAGTGAAGAGCTGCTGATGGAAACTGCAGACAAAGTAGTTGCAATATGCAAGAAACTAGGCATTCCTTATATTTTTAAATCCTCCTACAGGAAAGCCAACCGTACCAGTGCGAGTTCGTTTACCGGTATTGGAGATGAACAGGCTTTGCAGTATCTTCAAAAAGTAGGGGCTACTTACAGTATACCTACTACTACGGATATTCATGCGCATGACGAAGCTGTGATGGCGGCTACCTATGCGGATATACTACAAATCCCTGCTTTTTTGTGTAGACAGACCGATTTACTGGAAGCAGCTGCGCGTACAGGGAAGGTGGTGAATGTTAAAAAAGGACAGTTCATAAGTGGTCCGGCAATGAAGTTTGCCGTGGAAAAGATTTACAAAGCCGGCAACGAAAAAGTAATACTTACCGACCGTGGTAATAGTTTTGGCTATACGGATCTGGTGGTAGACTATCGTAATATTCCCTGGATGCAGGAACATGGTGTACCGGTGGTAATGGATTGCACACATAGCCTCCAACAGCCTAATCAGAGTTCGGGAGTTACGGGCGGAAATCCTCAACTCATAGGCACCATCGCTAAGGCTGCTATCGCCGCTGGAGCCGATGGCATCTTTATCGAAACGCATCCTAATCCCGCTGTAGCTAAAAGTGATGGTGCTAACATGCTTCGCTTGGATCTTCTAGAGGATTTACTGACGCAGCTGGTAAAGATTCGTAAAGCGTTGCAATAA
- the aroK gene encoding Shikimate kinase, translating to MRIYLIGFMGAGKTYWGRQLGQKLGIPFFDLDELIEDDAGKSVNSIFEEEGEEYFRTREKEILYMVTESHDSMVLSCGGGAPCFFNNIDYMNQKGITVWLNTPIDTLLSRLKEEKHTRPLLKGLDDEALRAYIIKKSADRRIYYERAKIKIDDDNLDLDNFIKLIFNE from the coding sequence ATGCGTATTTATTTGATTGGATTTATGGGTGCTGGCAAAACCTATTGGGGCCGGCAGTTGGGTCAGAAGTTGGGTATTCCTTTTTTTGATCTGGACGAACTTATTGAGGATGACGCGGGCAAATCCGTAAATAGCATTTTTGAAGAGGAGGGGGAAGAATATTTTCGCACCAGAGAAAAAGAAATTCTCTACATGGTAACTGAAAGTCATGATTCGATGGTATTATCTTGTGGAGGCGGTGCCCCCTGCTTTTTCAACAATATAGATTATATGAACCAGAAGGGGATTACTGTATGGCTGAATACACCCATCGATACCCTGCTAAGTAGGTTAAAAGAGGAAAAACATACGCGCCCTTTGTTGAAAGGCTTGGATGATGAAGCCTTAAGAGCATATATTATCAAAAAAAGTGCAGACAGGCGCATATATTACGAACGTGCCAAGATTAAGATAGATGATGATAATTTAGATCTTGATAACTTTATAAAACTAATTTTTAATGAGTAA
- the btuD_4 gene encoding Vitamin B12 import ATP-binding protein BtuD, whose amino-acid sequence MKNPIIQLKGLSKCYGSLKAVDNLNLEIHKGEIFGLLGPNGAGKTTTILMMLGLTEPTSGTALVCGHNATNNPIAVKRKVGYMPDSVGFYDNMTALENLEYIARLNGIPENQIRSRAIKMMEQVGLGNEMHKKTAAYSRGMKQRLGLADVLIKEPEIIILDEPTLGIDPSGVKDFLVLIRQLSRQQGLTVLLSSHHLHHVQQVCDRVGIFVGGKLLVEGNIHTLSRNLFNKEGFITTVTFKEEISQPWHLEPELKQWEQVDHIALSGKTVEITCKQDITPDIVRFLVEKKYDIMGVHKKEYGLDDIYEKYFENSTTEKRSNEKSGNFFQRSFFKKHKKQ is encoded by the coding sequence ATGAAGAATCCTATCATACAACTGAAGGGTTTGTCAAAATGTTATGGCTCGCTAAAGGCAGTTGATAATCTCAACCTAGAAATACATAAAGGCGAAATATTCGGGCTGTTGGGACCTAATGGGGCCGGAAAGACCACTACCATCTTAATGATGTTGGGACTTACCGAACCTACATCCGGAACAGCCCTTGTTTGCGGACATAATGCCACCAATAACCCAATTGCGGTGAAACGAAAAGTAGGGTACATGCCGGATAGTGTAGGGTTCTATGATAATATGACGGCTTTAGAAAATTTAGAATATATAGCCCGACTAAACGGCATACCTGAAAATCAAATACGTTCACGTGCCATAAAGATGATGGAACAGGTGGGGCTGGGCAATGAAATGCACAAAAAAACCGCTGCTTATTCACGCGGAATGAAACAAAGGCTGGGTCTAGCCGATGTGTTAATAAAAGAACCGGAAATTATCATTCTGGACGAGCCTACATTAGGTATCGACCCCAGCGGAGTAAAAGATTTTCTGGTTTTAATCAGACAGCTCAGCCGTCAGCAAGGGCTCACTGTATTGTTGTCCTCGCACCATCTACATCATGTACAACAGGTATGTGATCGGGTAGGCATTTTTGTAGGAGGAAAATTACTGGTTGAGGGAAACATTCATACGCTATCGCGTAACTTATTTAATAAGGAAGGCTTTATCACCACTGTTACATTCAAAGAGGAAATATCACAGCCCTGGCATCTCGAACCGGAATTGAAACAATGGGAGCAGGTGGATCATATTGCCCTATCGGGCAAAACAGTAGAAATCACGTGCAAACAAGATATTACTCCCGACATTGTACGATTTCTGGTAGAGAAGAAATATGATATCATGGGTGTTCATAAAAAAGAATATGGACTCGATGATATCTATGAAAAGTATTTCGAAAATAGTACAACAGAAAAAAGAAGCAATGAAAAGTCCGGCAATTTCTTCCAAAGGTCTTTCTTTAAAAAACATAAAAAACAGTAA
- a CDS encoding dITP/XTP pyrophosphatase: MTLIFATNNNNKVKEIRNALNERFEIISLKEAGIDKDIPEPYDTLEANASEKSRVIFEMTGKNCFSEDTGLEVEALNGEPGVKSARYADGEPQYVDIVDKLLAKMEGQDNRRARFRTVISVIIDGKESLFEGICEGRIITERRGSNGFGYDPVFIPDGADRTFAEMELDEKKLYSHRAKALKKLIEWLQQSSPS, encoded by the coding sequence ATGACGTTAATTTTTGCTACCAATAATAATAATAAGGTAAAGGAAATTCGGAATGCTTTGAATGAGCGGTTTGAAATTATTAGTCTCAAAGAAGCAGGCATTGATAAAGATATCCCCGAGCCCTACGATACACTAGAGGCTAATGCTTCGGAAAAATCGCGGGTGATTTTTGAAATGACGGGGAAAAACTGTTTCAGTGAGGACACTGGTTTGGAAGTGGAGGCTTTAAATGGCGAACCCGGAGTGAAAAGTGCGAGATATGCCGACGGTGAGCCGCAATATGTCGATATAGTAGACAAGTTACTTGCTAAAATGGAAGGGCAAGACAATCGGAGGGCACGTTTCCGCACGGTGATATCGGTAATTATTGACGGTAAGGAATCCTTATTCGAAGGTATCTGTGAAGGGCGCATTATTACGGAACGCAGGGGAAGCAACGGTTTTGGTTACGACCCTGTCTTTATTCCTGATGGGGCTGACAGAACCTTTGCCGAAATGGAACTGGATGAAAAAAAACTGTATAGCCACAGAGCCAAAGCATTGAAAAAACTGATTGAGTGGCTGCAGCAATCCTCGCCATCTTAA
- the mmgC gene encoding Acyl-CoA dehydrogenase has product MSVNKDLFESPDYFNVDALLTEEQLMVRAAVRAYVKKEITPIIEDYAQRAEFPQHIVKQLGEIGCFGPTIPIEYGGGGLDYISYGLMMQELERGDSGVRSTASVQGSLVMFPIYAYGSEEQKQKYLPKLASGEWLGCFGLTEPNYGSDPGGMLTNFKDAGDYVILNGSKMWISNAPYAQVAVVWAKDESGEVHGLIVERGMEGFSTPTIHNKWSLRASATGELVFDNVKVPKENILPGIKGLKGPLSCLTKARYGIAWGVIGAAMDCYDTALRYAKERQQFGKPIGAFQLQQKKLAEMITEITKAQLLNWRLGTLMNEGKATPQQVSMAKRNSCEVATNICREARQILGGMGITGEYPVMRHMMNLESVITYEGTHDIHLLITGQDITGFNAFK; this is encoded by the coding sequence ATGTCCGTAAACAAGGATTTATTCGAAAGCCCCGACTATTTTAATGTTGACGCACTGCTTACAGAAGAGCAATTGATGGTGCGTGCGGCTGTAAGAGCTTACGTCAAAAAAGAAATTACTCCTATTATTGAAGACTATGCACAGCGGGCAGAATTTCCGCAGCATATTGTGAAGCAGTTAGGCGAAATCGGTTGTTTCGGTCCTACTATTCCTATCGAGTATGGGGGGGGAGGGTTGGATTATATCAGTTATGGTTTGATGATGCAGGAATTGGAACGGGGCGATAGCGGTGTACGTTCTACAGCATCGGTACAGGGCTCGTTAGTAATGTTTCCTATTTATGCGTATGGTAGTGAAGAGCAGAAACAAAAATATCTCCCCAAGCTGGCTAGCGGCGAGTGGCTGGGGTGTTTCGGTCTAACAGAACCCAACTATGGTAGCGATCCCGGAGGAATGTTGACGAATTTTAAAGATGCCGGAGATTACGTTATTCTAAACGGCAGCAAAATGTGGATCAGCAATGCACCTTATGCGCAGGTGGCAGTAGTTTGGGCTAAAGATGAGAGCGGCGAAGTTCACGGATTAATAGTAGAAAGAGGCATGGAAGGTTTTTCTACGCCTACCATTCATAATAAATGGAGCTTGCGGGCTTCAGCAACTGGTGAGTTGGTTTTTGATAATGTGAAAGTGCCTAAAGAAAATATTCTTCCCGGTATAAAAGGGCTGAAAGGCCCGCTCAGTTGTCTTACCAAAGCTCGTTATGGTATTGCATGGGGAGTAATAGGAGCGGCTATGGATTGTTATGATACAGCCTTGCGCTATGCTAAAGAAAGACAACAATTTGGCAAACCAATCGGGGCTTTTCAGTTGCAGCAGAAAAAGCTTGCCGAAATGATTACCGAAATTACTAAGGCGCAATTGCTCAACTGGCGTTTAGGAACTTTAATGAACGAAGGTAAAGCGACACCTCAACAGGTGAGCATGGCTAAGAGAAACAGCTGTGAGGTAGCGACAAATATCTGTAGAGAAGCTCGACAGATTTTAGGAGGAATGGGCATTACAGGCGAATATCCGGTGATGCGACATATGATGAACCTCGAGAGTGTGATTACTTACGAGGGTACACATGATATACATTTGCTTATAACCGGTCAGGATATAACGGGGTTCAATGCTTTTAAATAA
- the msrC gene encoding Free methionine-R-sulfoxide reductase, whose protein sequence is MAEDLIIHKGTKAEQYASLIPQIAGLIEGEQDLVANLANVAAALKGQFGWWWVGFYLVKNDELVLGPFQGPVACTRIQKGKGVCGTAWAQAQTTIVPDVDQFPGHIACSSASKSEIVVPVIREGNVVAVLDVDSEHLDYFDTTDQKYLEQIVSLIPFS, encoded by the coding sequence ATGGCTGAAGATTTGATAATTCATAAAGGAACCAAGGCCGAACAATACGCTTCCTTAATTCCGCAGATTGCAGGACTTATAGAAGGGGAGCAAGATTTGGTGGCCAATTTGGCCAATGTGGCTGCTGCATTGAAAGGGCAATTTGGCTGGTGGTGGGTAGGTTTCTATTTGGTGAAAAATGATGAGTTGGTGTTAGGCCCGTTTCAGGGACCTGTAGCTTGTACCCGTATTCAAAAAGGGAAAGGTGTATGCGGAACTGCATGGGCACAAGCCCAAACGACTATTGTTCCCGACGTGGATCAGTTCCCTGGTCATATAGCTTGCAGCAGTGCATCAAAATCGGAAATTGTAGTGCCTGTGATTCGTGAGGGCAATGTTGTTGCTGTGCTAGACGTGGATAGCGAGCATTTAGATTATTTTGATACAACTGATCAAAAATATCTGGAGCAAATTGTATCCCTAATTCCTTTTAGCTAA
- the acyP gene encoding Acylphosphatase: MVTKKIIVRGKVQGVFYRQSTRNKARELGVKGTVRNLEDGQTVEIYATGTTEQLSALMDWCQVGPPQAVVNAVEVSDEPLKVYDDFSII; encoded by the coding sequence ATGGTTACGAAAAAGATTATTGTCAGAGGAAAAGTACAAGGTGTGTTCTATCGGCAGTCCACACGTAATAAGGCCAGGGAGCTGGGTGTGAAGGGCACTGTGCGAAATCTGGAAGATGGCCAGACGGTAGAAATATACGCAACAGGCACAACAGAGCAGTTATCGGCCTTGATGGATTGGTGCCAAGTAGGTCCTCCTCAAGCTGTGGTAAACGCTGTAGAAGTATCGGACGAGCCTCTGAAGGTTTATGATGATTTTTCTATTATATAA
- the rpsG gene encoding 30S ribosomal protein S7 produces MRKAQAKKHPLAPDPKYNDKLVTRFVNNLMWEGKKSGAFTIFYDALDRVSKITNEDGYEVWKKALANVTPTVEVRSRRIGGATFQIPSEVRPDRKISLSIKWLIRYSRERNGRSMAEKLANEIVAASKGEGAAFKKKEDTHRMAEANKAFAHFRI; encoded by the coding sequence ATGCGTAAAGCACAAGCCAAAAAACATCCGTTAGCGCCAGATCCCAAATACAACGATAAACTGGTTACCCGTTTTGTTAACAACCTGATGTGGGAAGGAAAGAAAAGCGGCGCATTCACTATTTTCTACGATGCCCTGGACAGAGTGAGCAAGATCACTAACGAGGATGGGTACGAAGTGTGGAAAAAGGCATTGGCCAATGTGACTCCTACAGTGGAAGTACGCAGCCGTCGTATCGGTGGTGCCACTTTCCAGATTCCTTCTGAAGTGCGTCCCGATAGAAAAATTTCTTTAAGTATTAAATGGTTGATTCGTTACAGCCGCGAGCGCAACGGTCGCAGCATGGCAGAAAAACTGGCTAATGAAATTGTTGCTGCTAGCAAAGGTGAAGGTGCTGCTTTCAAAAAGAAAGAAGATACACACCGTATGGCTGAAGCTAACAAAGCCTTCGCTCACTTTAGAATATAA